The following DNA comes from Marinilactibacillus sp. Marseille-P9653.
ACTGCGCCTTCTCCATCACTTTCTCCGTCAGTTTCACCTTGCGCTACATCATCTGGTCCTGGAACAGCTGAATCTCCACATGCTGCTAGTACCAATGTTGAAGCAAAAATCGTTGTCCCATACTTTAATCTTGTTTTCCAATTTGACATGAAAATCTCCCCTTATGACTATATTCTTTCGTAGAACATCTCTTTTAGTCCCCCTAAAATTGACAAGACCTTCTACTTGAATCATTTTTCATGAAATCTTTTAAAGCTTTTAATGAAAACTCACTTATCCTTTATTCTCCCCTTCAATCGCTTCTCTCAACCCTTCTCCGATAAAGTTAATCGATAATACTGCGATAAAGATCAGGATACCGGCTGGAACCCATCTCCATGGTTCAGCGGTCAACACTCTAATCGATTGTGCTTGAGATAAAATATTTCCCCAGCTTGGTTGCGGCGGCCTAACACCCACACCCAAGAAACTCAGTGAAGCTTCCGTCAAGATTGCCGTTGCAATCCCAAACGTTGCATTAACTAGAATCGGCGAAAGCACATTCGGTAAGATATGAACAAACAAAATACCAAAAGTCGAATACCCTGTTGCTTCAGCCGCTAGTACAAAATCTTGTCCTTTAAGCCTCAACACCTGCCCTCTGACTAACCTACATAATGGTGGCCAACTGAGTGCTCCCAGTACAATCGTTACGACCCAGATGCCTGATCCTAAAAGAGAGACCAATGTTAAAATAACGAGGAAAAACGGGAAAGACATAAAGGCTTCTGTAATCCGCATGATCACTGCATCAATAAATCCGCCGAAATAGCCTGAAACTAACCCAAGCGTTGTTCCGATGACAACATAAATGGCAACCGAGCAAAGCCCTACGATCATAGAGACTTGCGTTCCGTGAATTAACCTTGATAGTACGTCTCTTCCTGTATCATCTGTTCCTAGAAAGAAATTCTCATAAGGAGCGGCTCTAAATAGTCCTACAGACGCATCTCTTGGATGCGGCGCGATCTGATTTGCGAATACTGCCACTAAAATCATGATAATGAAGACTCCTAAACTGACGACGGCTACTTTATTTTTGAAAAACCGTTTGGCAATTGTCTTAACGTAACTATCTCCATCTGAAACGACTTGTTCCGCTGCAACTCCAGGGAAGTGAGCACGTTCACTATCCTCTACTAAATGAAACAGTGAATCTGCTGGTGTATTTCTGCCTACGTTTTGAGCCATTTTTCTTCCCCCTTTTAGTTGTATTTAATCCGTGGATCAACAACAGCGTACAAAACATCGACGAGAAGGTTGGCAACGAGTACGACGATTGCAGACAACATCGTGACCGCCATCAGAATAGGATAATCTCTTTGCTGAATCGCTGTAATCGTTAAACGACCAATCCCTGGCCACTGAAAGATCTGTTCTGTAACAATTGCGCCCCCAACTAGTCTTGGTAAATCTGTTCCGATGATTGTTACAACTGGAATCAATGCATTTCTAAGTCCGTGTTTTGTTAAAATTGTTTTGGATGCTAATCCTTTAGCTGTTGCGGTTCTCATGTAGTTTTCCCCATAAACTTCGATCATGGTTGACCGCATATAACGAGCCATATTCGCGATATAAAAAGCAGATAGAACGATCACTGGCAGTACAAGGTGACGTAAGACTTCAAAGAATCCACCGTCTCCCCCTAGTTCAGACATACCACCGGTCGGCAACCAACCTAATCGAACAGAAAAAATATAAATTAATCCTAGCCCTAAGAAAAAGTTTGGAATCGACACGCCTATAAAAGAACTACTGGTCAATAAATTATCTATCCAAGTGCCTTGTTTTCTGGCACTTAAGATTCCAAGCGGGATGGCTACAATATAGGAAAATAGTAGCGTGGATCCCATAAGCACAACTGTTGGAAAAAGTCTTGAGACAATAATTGGTAACACTGGATAGCGTGTTGAGAATGAATTGCCGAGATCTAGTCTCAAAGCTCTTCCTAACCAACGAACATACTGGACAGGTACTGGCTGATCTAGTCCAAGCGCACGTTCAGTCGCTGCGATTTGCTCCGCTGTGGCATCTGGTGAAACAAATAATTCTGCTGGATTTCCTGGTGTTAAATTAACCATCATATATGCTGCAATGGAGATCATCAGCAATACTGGAATAGCTGTCAGTAGTCGCTTCAAGATAAATTTTTGCATCGTTTTCTCCCCTTTTTATTCAATAAATCCTT
Coding sequences within:
- a CDS encoding ABC transporter permease; the protein is MAQNVGRNTPADSLFHLVEDSERAHFPGVAAEQVVSDGDSYVKTIAKRFFKNKVAVVSLGVFIIMILVAVFANQIAPHPRDASVGLFRAAPYENFFLGTDDTGRDVLSRLIHGTQVSMIVGLCSVAIYVVIGTTLGLVSGYFGGFIDAVIMRITEAFMSFPFFLVILTLVSLLGSGIWVVTIVLGALSWPPLCRLVRGQVLRLKGQDFVLAAEATGYSTFGILFVHILPNVLSPILVNATFGIATAILTEASLSFLGVGVRPPQPSWGNILSQAQSIRVLTAEPWRWVPAGILIFIAVLSINFIGEGLREAIEGENKG
- a CDS encoding ABC transporter permease, whose product is MQKFILKRLLTAIPVLLMISIAAYMMVNLTPGNPAELFVSPDATAEQIAATERALGLDQPVPVQYVRWLGRALRLDLGNSFSTRYPVLPIIVSRLFPTVVLMGSTLLFSYIVAIPLGILSARKQGTWIDNLLTSSSFIGVSIPNFFLGLGLIYIFSVRLGWLPTGGMSELGGDGGFFEVLRHLVLPVIVLSAFYIANMARYMRSTMIEVYGENYMRTATAKGLASKTILTKHGLRNALIPVVTIIGTDLPRLVGGAIVTEQIFQWPGIGRLTITAIQQRDYPILMAVTMLSAIVVLVANLLVDVLYAVVDPRIKYN